The following proteins come from a genomic window of Chloracidobacterium sp.:
- a CDS encoding (2Fe-2S) ferredoxin domain-containing protein, with protein MAEKKFIEDREQLEKLAPMLKAPIKRQVFVCTGKSCAAVGGVDVKNEFAQILEEKGLRQGKESKGRNPLGEVVLTECGSIGFCSVGTAVMVYPDGTLYGQVTPEDVGEIVETHIEKGEVVKRLALMELKTPQFEG; from the coding sequence ATGGCTGAAAAGAAGTTCATAGAGGATCGGGAGCAGTTGGAGAAACTGGCTCCGATGCTGAAGGCACCGATAAAACGGCAGGTGTTTGTCTGCACAGGCAAATCTTGTGCTGCCGTTGGCGGCGTCGATGTAAAGAACGAGTTTGCACAGATTCTGGAAGAAAAAGGCCTTCGGCAAGGGAAGGAATCAAAGGGCCGGAACCCGCTGGGCGAGGTCGTCCTGACCGAATGCGGTTCGATCGGATTTTGCTCGGTCGGGACTGCTGTCATGGTCTATCCCGACGGCACTTTGTACGGCCAGGTCACGCCCGAAGACGTCGGCGAGATCGTCGAAACTCATATCGAAAAAGGCGAGGTCGTCAAACGCCTCGCCTTAATGGAGTTGAAGACACCCCAGTTTGAAGGGTGA
- a CDS encoding transposase: MQRPARKQGLNGQRNTMLDDYGFEIYEENAFPIAYLLTFRTYGTWLHGDERGSIRRNGNNRYQGPKVTTSVPLMDAMAEMQKGPTFVLNSEQRECVEAAIKEVCEFRNYLLRAANVRTNHAHAVVSATMKPEKIVNDFKVYATRRLRAEGLCFPTQNIWSRGASTRYLWKPRHVEAAVDYVKYCQEDVPFEFRD, translated from the coding sequence ATGCAGAGGCCCGCGCGTAAGCAAGGGCTTAACGGTCAACGCAACACAATGCTCGACGACTATGGATTCGAAATTTATGAGGAGAACGCGTTCCCAATCGCCTATCTCCTTACATTTCGCACGTACGGCACTTGGCTCCATGGCGATGAACGCGGCTCCATTCGGCGCAATGGGAATAACCGCTACCAAGGGCCGAAAGTAACAACGAGCGTTCCTTTAATGGACGCTATGGCTGAAATGCAAAAAGGACCGACATTCGTTCTCAACTCCGAACAAAGAGAATGCGTCGAGGCCGCGATCAAGGAAGTTTGTGAATTCCGAAATTACCTGCTTCGAGCGGCTAACGTGCGAACAAATCATGCGCACGCAGTTGTTTCAGCTACGATGAAACCGGAAAAGATAGTCAATGATTTCAAGGTGTATGCGACCCGGCGGTTACGCGCGGAAGGATTATGTTTCCCAACTCAAAACATTTGGTCGCGCGGGGCAAGCACTCGTTATCTCTGGAAACCGAGGCACGTAGAAGCCGCCGTGGATTATGTGAAGTATTGTCAGGAAGATGTGCCGTTCGAGTTTCGTGATTAG
- a CDS encoding Re/Si-specific NAD(P)(+) transhydrogenase subunit alpha, protein MAVIGIPREIHPGEKRVAGTPQTILKLKKLGFDVVVETGAGEAIDCSDGEYQEAGAAIVENAAELWAASDVVIKVRPPEDGETELMRDGGWLVGFVWPGQNRDIVDRMAKKNATVFAMDSVPRITRAQKMDTLSAMANIAGYRAIIEAANNFPRFFTGQITAAGKIDPAKVLVIGAGVAGLSAIGAAKGLGAIVRAFDPRSATKDQVASMGAEYLELDVKEEGEGKGGYAKEMSDAFLKAEMALFAQQAMQVDIIVTTALIPGKPAPKLITQGMVESMKPGSVIVDLAAEQGGNCALTEPGKVVRHKGVTIIGYTDLPSRMASMSSQLYGATVTALLADLQDENGDLHVDLEDEVVRGAIVLDKGKMLWPPPLPPAPPEPGVPTKSSASVAVAKAASGAHGAEEGSGMHPLVLVAVGVVLLGLGYFVPDNKLSHFTVFMLAVFVGFQVVWNVKPALHTPLMSVTNAISGIILVGGMLQLSGDLSVTTILGAIAVLIATINIVGGFLVTNRMLAMFRK, encoded by the coding sequence ATGGCAGTTATCGGTATTCCACGCGAAATTCACCCCGGCGAAAAGCGCGTTGCCGGCACACCTCAAACCATTTTGAAGCTCAAGAAGCTCGGTTTCGACGTGGTCGTCGAGACCGGTGCGGGCGAGGCGATCGATTGTTCGGACGGCGAGTATCAGGAAGCCGGAGCCGCGATCGTCGAAAATGCAGCCGAACTTTGGGCAGCATCGGATGTTGTGATAAAGGTGCGGCCGCCTGAGGACGGCGAGACCGAACTTATGCGCGACGGCGGCTGGTTGGTCGGTTTCGTTTGGCCGGGCCAGAACCGCGACATCGTGGACCGGATGGCCAAGAAGAATGCAACGGTATTCGCAATGGACAGCGTCCCGCGCATAACACGTGCGCAGAAGATGGACACGCTCTCGGCGATGGCGAACATCGCAGGATACCGCGCGATCATCGAGGCCGCCAACAATTTTCCGCGATTTTTCACGGGGCAGATAACAGCCGCGGGCAAGATCGATCCGGCAAAGGTGCTGGTGATAGGTGCCGGCGTTGCAGGGCTTTCGGCGATCGGCGCCGCAAAGGGTCTGGGAGCGATCGTTCGCGCTTTCGACCCCAGATCAGCCACCAAGGATCAGGTCGCCTCAATGGGAGCCGAGTATCTCGAACTCGACGTTAAGGAAGAAGGCGAGGGCAAAGGCGGTTACGCCAAAGAAATGTCCGACGCTTTCCTGAAGGCGGAGATGGCTCTCTTTGCACAACAGGCGATGCAGGTCGATATCATCGTTACAACCGCCTTGATACCGGGCAAGCCCGCTCCGAAACTGATCACCCAGGGCATGGTCGAATCGATGAAGCCCGGTTCGGTGATCGTCGATCTTGCGGCTGAACAGGGCGGCAACTGTGCCCTTACCGAACCCGGAAAGGTCGTCCGCCATAAAGGTGTGACGATCATCGGGTACACCGATCTGCCATCGCGAATGGCGTCGATGTCGAGTCAGCTTTACGGTGCTACCGTGACCGCGCTGCTTGCAGACCTGCAGGATGAGAATGGCGACCTGCATGTTGATCTCGAAGATGAGGTCGTGCGCGGTGCGATAGTGCTGGACAAAGGCAAGATGTTGTGGCCGCCTCCGCTGCCGCCGGCCCCGCCAGAGCCAGGCGTACCGACAAAAAGCTCGGCTAGTGTTGCGGTCGCAAAGGCAGCATCGGGCGCCCACGGAGCAGAGGAAGGAAGCGGAATGCATCCGCTGGTTCTGGTCGCGGTCGGTGTCGTATTGCTTGGTTTGGGTTACTTCGTCCCGGACAACAAGCTGTCGCATTTCACGGTTTTCATGCTCGCGGTATTCGTCGGCTTTCAGGTCGTTTGGAACGTCAAACCTGCCCTCCATACACCGCTAATGTCCGTTACGAATGCGATCAGCGGCATCATCCTGGTCGGCGGTATGCTGCAGCTTTCTGGTGACCTGAGCGTGACCACGATCCTCGGAGCCATCGCCGTCCTCATCGCCACGATAAACATTGTCGGCGGATTTTTGGTGACAAATCGAATGTTGGCGATGTTCAGAAAATGA
- a CDS encoding NAD(P)(+) transhydrogenase (Re/Si-specific) subunit beta, whose amino-acid sequence MKTSLITIAYIAASALFILSLGGLSRQETARRGNWYGIIGMFIALAATAAAMDPSGWPILGGVLIVGALIGATLASRVQMTSMPELVAILHSFVGLAAVLVGFGTYLGGASIPQNEILIHHIEIFIGVCIGSVTFTGSVIAFLKLRGSIGGKPFMLPGRHFINLAMLIATIALGVLYVMAPGVSGNQYLLAATLLTGILGVHFIMAIGGADMPVVVSMLNSYSGWAASAAGFMLSNDLLIITGALVGSSGAILSYIMCKGMNRSFVSVMLGGFGTEGGTVAAAGSAPAGEVRSVDAETTASMLQQSKKVIIVPGYGLAVAQAQHSLAEVVKILKDGGTEVKFAIHPVAGRLPGHMNVLLAEASIPYDIVFEMDEINDEFNGTDVSWVIGANDIVNPSALDDPASPIAGMPVLHVWEARDTIVMKRSMASGYAGVDNPLFYKDNTLMLFGDAKKVVDEILTAMRA is encoded by the coding sequence ATGAAAACCAGCCTTATCACCATTGCTTACATCGCCGCGAGTGCGTTGTTTATCTTGAGCCTTGGCGGCCTGTCAAGACAGGAGACAGCGCGCCGTGGGAACTGGTACGGCATCATCGGGATGTTTATCGCCTTGGCGGCAACGGCGGCGGCGATGGACCCGAGCGGCTGGCCGATCCTGGGCGGCGTACTCATCGTCGGAGCCTTGATCGGTGCGACTCTCGCCTCACGTGTCCAGATGACCTCGATGCCGGAGCTTGTCGCGATCCTGCACAGCTTTGTCGGCCTGGCGGCGGTTCTCGTAGGTTTCGGTACATACCTCGGCGGAGCGTCGATCCCGCAGAACGAGATACTGATCCATCACATCGAGATCTTTATCGGCGTATGTATCGGCTCGGTCACCTTTACCGGTTCGGTGATCGCGTTTCTGAAACTTCGCGGGTCGATCGGCGGCAAGCCGTTCATGCTGCCGGGTCGCCACTTCATCAACCTCGCGATGCTGATCGCGACGATCGCTCTCGGCGTGCTGTATGTCATGGCTCCGGGCGTTAGCGGCAATCAGTACCTGCTCGCGGCCACTTTACTGACCGGCATACTCGGAGTTCACTTCATCATGGCGATAGGCGGGGCAGATATGCCGGTGGTCGTCTCAATGCTCAATAGCTATTCAGGTTGGGCGGCGTCGGCGGCGGGCTTTATGCTGTCGAACGATCTGCTCATCATCACGGGAGCCTTGGTCGGATCATCCGGTGCGATCCTCAGCTACATAATGTGCAAGGGCATGAACCGCTCGTTCGTGAGCGTTATGCTCGGCGGATTCGGCACCGAAGGTGGAACCGTTGCCGCGGCCGGTTCGGCACCCGCGGGAGAGGTCCGCTCGGTCGACGCCGAAACGACTGCTTCGATGCTCCAACAGTCCAAGAAGGTGATCATTGTTCCAGGCTATGGCCTCGCAGTGGCTCAAGCTCAACACTCGCTTGCCGAGGTCGTGAAGATTCTTAAGGACGGCGGTACCGAGGTGAAATTTGCCATCCATCCGGTAGCCGGACGGCTTCCCGGCCACATGAACGTTCTGCTTGCCGAAGCTAGTATTCCCTATGACATCGTCTTCGAGATGGATGAGATCAACGATGAGTTTAACGGAACCGATGTTTCGTGGGTGATCGGAGCTAACGACATAGTCAATCCCTCGGCGCTCGACGATCCTGCATCACCTATCGCCGGAATGCCCGTCCTCCACGTCTGGGAAGCCCGCGACACCATCGTCATGAAACGCTCGATGGCATCGGGCTACGCCGGCGTCGATAATCCGCTGTTCTATAAAGACAACACCCTTATGTTGTTTGGCGATGCAAAGAAAGTCGTCGATGAGATTTTGACCGCCATGCGAGCTTAA
- a CDS encoding ABC transporter permease, giving the protein MDNLVLSNMFHRPARTVVSVLGIAVGVLLIVFTVGLANGSIREQATREANVGAELFVRASGSIGMSGTESFRLPETLAAEIAKVPGVRSAVAIGQNSVDAADNNTGKRLIDGVRFEEYSAISGLVLVDGRRFIDGADEAIIDTAWQRQKKLKVGDTIPLYERPFTIVGTYEPAGGARIKIPLSTMQAQLGGEGKVTSVLVSIAEGSTADDVGQRLVDAFPDNQVIRTDDLEELYMAGFPALNIFLNVFIGIAAVISALVILLTMYTTVTERTRQIGIMKSLGMSSGRIAWTITQEALLLSLCGIFAGILMTVVLRFGLNLVTTLEVEISPTVISIVFVVGLIGGAIGGLYPALRAARLDAVEALSYE; this is encoded by the coding sequence ATGGATAACCTCGTTCTCTCGAATATGTTCCATCGGCCAGCGCGAACCGTGGTCAGCGTACTAGGCATCGCCGTCGGCGTTTTGCTGATCGTTTTTACGGTCGGCCTTGCGAATGGCTCGATCCGCGAACAAGCAACTCGCGAGGCGAATGTCGGAGCCGAACTCTTCGTGAGAGCCTCTGGTTCGATAGGTATGAGCGGCACCGAGTCGTTCCGGCTTCCCGAGACACTGGCCGCCGAGATAGCGAAGGTGCCCGGTGTCAGATCCGCTGTCGCGATCGGACAGAATTCTGTCGATGCCGCAGATAATAACACCGGCAAACGCCTGATAGATGGCGTCAGATTTGAGGAGTATTCTGCGATTTCGGGCCTCGTGCTGGTCGACGGCCGCCGGTTCATCGACGGCGCAGACGAAGCCATCATCGATACCGCATGGCAGCGTCAGAAGAAACTCAAGGTCGGCGATACGATCCCCCTTTATGAACGGCCTTTCACGATCGTAGGCACGTATGAACCGGCCGGCGGCGCACGGATCAAGATTCCGCTCTCTACGATGCAGGCTCAACTCGGAGGCGAGGGTAAGGTGACATCGGTCCTTGTTTCCATCGCCGAGGGATCGACGGCGGATGACGTCGGGCAGCGTCTTGTCGACGCATTCCCTGACAACCAGGTCATCCGAACAGACGACCTGGAAGAGTTGTACATGGCCGGTTTTCCGGCATTGAACATTTTTCTCAATGTTTTCATCGGCATCGCGGCTGTCATCAGCGCACTTGTGATCCTATTAACGATGTACACGACCGTTACTGAACGCACGCGCCAGATCGGCATTATGAAATCGCTTGGAATGAGTAGTGGTCGAATTGCCTGGACCATAACTCAGGAAGCACTACTGTTGAGCCTTTGTGGTATATTTGCGGGCATACTGATGACGGTCGTCCTGCGTTTCGGATTGAATCTCGTTACTACGCTCGAGGTCGAGATCAGTCCAACGGTCATTTCCATAGTCTTCGTTGTCGGTTTGATCGGAGGAGCGATCGGCGGGCTTTACCCCGCTCTGCGGGCTGCGCGGCTCGACGCCGTTGAAGCTCTCAGTTACGAGTAA
- a CDS encoding trypsin-like peptidase domain-containing protein: protein MALGIIIHISVGSEKRTEFFSDERLSIGSDETCDLQIHSRQLESSGVWLQLENTEGVSRVINFDPSLGLTINDKPIRRFIAISDGDVVKIDSADISFAFFTLAEKPSLITTKRNDPHVAPFISDAALDAAASPQRDDAKAFLREFTRELMREISWTTKAITLVLSVGFLTGILYLGYAVSSELRANRIQAEQQKDIISRLEEQLGTASNQLGELDKTNRELIRSQSLAQNVRVEYGGGICLIVGVYDLVDRGTGKVLRYPDPQSYQGSPYEPPSEDGAPQPSTPPTQLTTEGAGSPVEYDFIGTGFHVGSGYIVTNRHVLQPWTEDEIVQAMIRDSRGRARVKRLVIYFPNLPQPFPLKVLRTGGKEDVAVASIDAALMPPEIPTLPLENDSEASTIGKTVVTMGYPSGPDRLLAMVDDEEAKSINSRFGNSRQNLINFLAQSKKIVPLTTQGAITDLDTRRIVHDAKTAEGGSGAPLFGQTGKVIGVNFGVFTENTAVNMAVPIRYALDLLRLAGWRSAEEIQLDAQQNTIAGANTNTNSAPTLAQPQK from the coding sequence ATGGCACTAGGCATTATCATCCACATTTCGGTCGGCTCTGAGAAAAGAACGGAGTTCTTTTCCGATGAACGGCTGAGCATCGGTTCAGATGAAACGTGTGACCTCCAGATTCACAGCAGACAGCTCGAATCGTCGGGCGTTTGGCTTCAATTGGAGAACACCGAAGGTGTGTCTCGCGTCATCAATTTCGATCCCTCGCTTGGGCTGACCATAAATGACAAGCCGATTCGGCGGTTTATAGCGATATCTGACGGCGATGTTGTCAAGATCGATTCGGCCGACATCTCGTTCGCATTTTTCACGCTCGCCGAAAAGCCCTCGCTGATCACGACAAAGCGGAACGACCCGCATGTAGCACCGTTCATCTCCGACGCTGCCCTCGACGCCGCAGCTTCGCCTCAGCGTGATGATGCCAAGGCGTTCTTACGCGAATTTACCCGCGAGCTGATGCGGGAGATCAGTTGGACGACCAAGGCGATAACCCTTGTCCTTTCGGTCGGGTTTCTTACAGGTATTTTGTATCTGGGCTACGCCGTAAGTTCTGAATTGCGGGCCAATCGCATCCAGGCCGAACAACAGAAAGACATTATCTCAAGGCTCGAAGAACAGCTCGGGACGGCCAGCAATCAGCTTGGGGAATTGGATAAGACCAACCGCGAGTTGATCCGCTCGCAGTCGCTCGCACAAAACGTTCGTGTCGAATACGGTGGCGGCATCTGCCTGATCGTAGGTGTTTATGACCTAGTGGATCGAGGCACCGGAAAGGTCTTGCGCTATCCCGATCCGCAGTCTTATCAAGGAAGTCCGTACGAGCCGCCTTCCGAAGATGGTGCGCCGCAGCCGTCAACGCCTCCGACGCAGTTGACGACCGAAGGAGCAGGTTCGCCTGTGGAATACGACTTTATCGGAACCGGATTTCACGTCGGCAGCGGCTATATTGTAACGAACCGGCATGTGCTCCAGCCCTGGACCGAGGACGAGATCGTTCAGGCAATGATCCGAGATTCGCGCGGACGTGCCCGCGTCAAGCGTTTGGTCATCTACTTCCCTAATCTGCCTCAGCCTTTTCCGCTTAAAGTGTTACGGACCGGAGGTAAAGAAGACGTCGCTGTCGCCTCTATCGATGCTGCTTTGATGCCGCCCGAGATCCCGACACTACCCCTCGAGAATGACTCCGAGGCCTCGACGATCGGAAAAACGGTCGTCACGATGGGTTACCCGAGCGGACCAGACCGCCTGCTTGCAATGGTCGATGACGAGGAAGCCAAATCTATAAACTCACGGTTTGGAAATTCGCGGCAAAACCTTATCAACTTTCTTGCTCAATCGAAAAAGATCGTTCCCCTGACGACGCAGGGTGCGATCACCGATCTCGACACGAGGCGGATAGTTCATGATGCAAAGACAGCTGAGGGAGGTTCGGGTGCTCCGCTGTTTGGACAGACCGGCAAAGTGATCGGGGTCAACTTTGGTGTTTTCACTGAGAATACCGCGGTCAACATGGCTGTTCCGATCCGCTATGCTCTCGACCTGCTCCGCCTCGCTGGATGGAGATCAGCCGAAGAGATACAGCTTGACGCCCAGCAAAATACCATCGCCGGGGCAAACACTAATACAAATTCAGCCCCGACGCTTGCCCAACCTCAGAAGTGA
- a CDS encoding SRPBCC family protein, with product MLKKLLIAFGLLIFVGIAVIAALIMTTKTDFGVEREITINKPRNEVFAYAKLVKNQNEWGPWFKRDPAMKQEFSGTDGSVGFISKWESQNPEVGSGEQEIKRIVENERIETELRFKQPFESKADAYLTTETAGENQTRVKWGFKSSMPKPMNLLLLVMDIEKEIGKDYESGLDGLKKAVESMP from the coding sequence ATGTTGAAAAAGCTATTGATCGCTTTCGGACTGTTGATTTTCGTTGGCATCGCTGTGATCGCCGCACTGATCATGACCACAAAGACCGACTTTGGTGTCGAACGTGAGATCACGATCAACAAACCACGAAACGAGGTTTTCGCATACGCAAAATTGGTCAAGAATCAAAACGAATGGGGTCCTTGGTTCAAGCGAGATCCCGCAATGAAACAAGAGTTCTCCGGGACGGATGGCAGCGTTGGATTTATCTCAAAATGGGAAAGCCAGAATCCCGAGGTCGGTTCGGGCGAGCAGGAAATAAAGCGGATCGTCGAAAACGAACGCATCGAAACCGAACTCCGGTTCAAGCAGCCGTTCGAATCAAAGGCAGATGCTTATTTAACGACCGAGACAGCAGGCGAAAATCAGACCAGGGTGAAGTGGGGTTTCAAGAGTTCGATGCCGAAGCCAATGAATCTTTTGCTTCTGGTGATGGACATCGAGAAAGAGATCGGAAAGGACTATGAATCGGGACTGGACGGCCTCAAAAAAGCAGTTGAATCGATGCCCTGA
- a CDS encoding class I SAM-dependent methyltransferase: MTTAVSPEMETLKTRLKTIWEAGDFTEVAKHIETVADQFVERLDIKPGMKVLDVACGSGNLAIIAAQKGADVTGIDIADNLVEAAKQRAERLGLNIKFEQGDAEDMPYSDGEFDLVMTMFGAMFAPRPDVTASELVRVTKPGATIAMANWTPTGFAGQMFKLSGKYVPPPPMPPPVLWGVPDEVAARFGDSVEDLRMSPQLADMIFEFGPADVAEFFKTYFGPTVMAMKAMGEDNHEAFTNDLVEIWTANNTKSDGMTLVKSEYLEVVAKKK, translated from the coding sequence ATGACTACAGCGGTATCTCCGGAAATGGAGACCCTTAAAACAAGACTTAAGACGATCTGGGAAGCAGGTGACTTCACCGAGGTTGCGAAGCATATCGAAACGGTTGCCGATCAATTTGTCGAGCGGCTCGACATCAAGCCTGGAATGAAGGTCCTTGATGTTGCCTGCGGCAGCGGCAACCTGGCGATCATTGCGGCGCAAAAGGGCGCCGATGTGACGGGCATCGACATCGCAGACAATCTTGTCGAAGCGGCAAAACAGCGAGCGGAAAGGCTTGGGCTCAATATCAAATTCGAACAAGGCGATGCTGAGGATATGCCCTATTCTGACGGCGAATTTGATCTCGTAATGACAATGTTCGGTGCAATGTTCGCACCTCGGCCGGATGTTACGGCAAGCGAACTTGTTCGTGTGACAAAGCCCGGCGCGACGATCGCGATGGCAAACTGGACGCCGACCGGTTTCGCAGGCCAGATGTTCAAGCTCTCGGGCAAGTATGTGCCGCCGCCGCCAATGCCGCCCCCGGTGCTATGGGGCGTGCCTGACGAGGTGGCCGCCCGTTTCGGTGACAGCGTTGAAGACCTGCGTATGAGTCCGCAGCTCGCCGACATGATCTTTGAGTTCGGCCCTGCTGACGTCGCAGAATTCTTCAAAACCTACTTCGGACCGACCGTGATGGCAATGAAGGCGATGGGCGAGGATAATCACGAGGCGTTCACAAACGACCTCGTTGAGATCTGGACCGCGAACAATACGAAATCCGACGGCATGACCCTGGTCAAAAGCGAGTATCTTGAGGTGGTCGCAAAGAAGAAATGA
- a CDS encoding metallophosphatase domain-containing protein: MRIVCVSDTHNCNEAIAVPDGDLIIHAGDATVNGTEAEVDAFIDWFSNLPHERKIFVAGNHDWLFERDELASKKLLSRGVIYLEDSITKVKGLKVYGSPWQPRFFDWAFNLNRGGELAEKWKLIPDDIDILITHGPPMGILDEVPRQWGIENTGCEELKRRVAEIAEHGRLKLHVFGHIHCGYGTHEEFGMKFVNASTCDEDYRPTQLPIVVDL; this comes from the coding sequence ATGAGGATCGTCTGCGTTTCGGATACGCACAACTGCAACGAGGCGATCGCCGTCCCGGACGGTGATCTGATCATTCACGCCGGTGATGCGACCGTGAACGGCACGGAGGCCGAGGTCGATGCATTCATCGACTGGTTCTCGAACCTCCCTCACGAACGTAAGATATTCGTTGCAGGTAACCATGACTGGCTCTTCGAACGCGACGAGCTTGCCTCCAAAAAGCTTCTCAGCCGCGGCGTAATCTATTTAGAGGATTCAATAACTAAGGTCAAAGGCCTAAAGGTTTATGGCAGTCCTTGGCAGCCGCGCTTTTTTGACTGGGCGTTCAACCTGAACCGCGGAGGCGAATTGGCTGAAAAATGGAAGTTGATACCCGACGACATCGACATTCTAATAACACACGGCCCGCCAATGGGAATTCTGGACGAAGTTCCAAGGCAATGGGGAATTGAGAATACCGGCTGCGAGGAACTGAAACGACGTGTTGCGGAAATTGCCGAACACGGTCGGTTAAAGCTGCACGTATTCGGCCATATCCATTGTGGCTATGGAACTCACGAAGAGTTCGGAATGAAGTTCGTAAACGCCTCAACGTGCGACGAAGATTATCGCCCAACGCAGTTGCCTATCGTTGTCGACCTCTGA
- a CDS encoding 1-acyl-sn-glycerol-3-phosphate acyltransferase, with the protein MPNDHQDIIATSDSIERRQAPLPAAEEISVLNATEKAGFYLTRRMNLGAWKRVWTFCQRHIGSLWIYLATYNLMNVFGIENVERADHSRPLLLVANHRSFFDMYTVSSVLFRRTKRPIELYFPVRAKFFYTNPAGWFVNLVMGWWSMYPPFFREEKEAVKREFDKFSLRELTRICSKGHAHVIGFHPEGKRNLNGDPYSFLPAQPGIGKVIFAARPQVIPVFIAGLGNDLPKQILGNWRGGEKIRIWFGEPLDLNKFYERSDRLRTHKEIADHLMKKIGELGEADRKQFNYPRSTRDDGPVNP; encoded by the coding sequence ATGCCTAACGATCACCAAGATATCATCGCGACGTCAGATTCCATCGAAAGACGGCAAGCTCCGCTACCGGCGGCCGAGGAGATCTCTGTACTCAATGCGACCGAAAAAGCGGGCTTTTACCTCACCCGCCGGATGAACCTCGGTGCCTGGAAACGCGTCTGGACATTTTGTCAGCGTCACATCGGATCGCTCTGGATCTACCTTGCGACCTATAACCTGATGAACGTTTTCGGGATCGAAAATGTCGAGCGTGCCGACCATTCGAGGCCGCTGTTACTGGTGGCGAATCACAGATCGTTCTTCGATATGTACACAGTATCGAGCGTTCTCTTTCGCCGGACAAAACGGCCGATCGAACTCTATTTCCCAGTCAGGGCGAAGTTCTTTTATACGAATCCGGCGGGTTGGTTTGTCAACCTGGTCATGGGCTGGTGGTCGATGTATCCGCCATTCTTTCGTGAGGAGAAAGAAGCCGTAAAGCGCGAGTTCGACAAGTTCTCACTTCGCGAACTGACCCGAATCTGCTCAAAGGGCCATGCGCACGTGATCGGATTTCACCCGGAAGGAAAACGTAATCTGAATGGCGATCCGTACTCTTTTCTGCCGGCTCAGCCAGGTATTGGAAAAGTGATATTCGCAGCACGGCCGCAGGTGATCCCGGTCTTTATTGCGGGATTGGGAAACGACCTTCCAAAACAAATACTGGGAAATTGGCGAGGCGGAGAAAAGATCCGGATATGGTTTGGCGAACCACTTGACCTGAATAAGTTTTATGAGAGGTCAGACCGGCTTCGAACACATAAGGAGATCGCCGACCATCTGATGAAGAAGATCGGCGAACTAGGTGAAGCGGATCGCAAGCAGTTCAATTACCCACGATCGACGCGAGATGACGGCCCCGTCAACCCTTAA